A section of the Oncorhynchus nerka isolate Pitt River linkage group LG3, Oner_Uvic_2.0, whole genome shotgun sequence genome encodes:
- the apoc2 gene encoding apolipoprotein C-II: MNKLLVITVLVTLLGLSAQGLRLPRQAEEGTPEEPVADVAEADGEQGTLEKLSSAVKSYYETSISTASSWLDSIKGLKLEEKAKNAFVDTSMVVRTYSGILQDQVYHILYQQ; encoded by the exons ATGAACAAGCTTCTGGTCATCACTGTGCTCGTCACTCTTCTGGGCCTCA GTGCTCAGGGCCTCCGTCTGCCTAGGCAAGCTGAGGAGGGTACGCCTGAGGAACCGGTCGCTGATGTTGCCGAGGCTGATGGAGAGCAGGGAACCCTGGAAAAGCTGAGCAGCGCCGTCAAGAGCTACTACGAAACATCCATCAGCACAGCCTCTAGCTGGCTGGACAGCATCAAGGGCCTGAAGCTGGAGGAGAAGGCCAA GAATGCCTTTGTTGATACCAGCATGGTGGTGAGGACCTACTCCGGCATCCTGCAGGACCAGGTCTACCACATCTTATACCAACAGTAA